The Thunnus thynnus chromosome 13, fThuThy2.1, whole genome shotgun sequence genome segment tCCAGTTGCCTTTAAAGTGAACTACCCCCAGCGCcttcatacagtacatatttaatgtaaaaaaaaaaagataaaaaagagagagacagaaaaaactgAGAAAGCTTTCTATTCTCCTTCCCTGTTTTTAGTGAATAACGTACTGTGATATTTACGTAGGCTACAGAGATCATGTTGTTTGGCTGCTGATTTACTGTTAATACTATCTCTCAGTTGTGGCTTTGCTCATGGTGACCCAAAACCAACACCCACTCCCCTGATACCCCACACCCCCATTTCCTTTCCCACCCATCAGAAACTCCCCAACTCCCTACATTTAAAAGGGACGCCAACCTTCGCTGTCCACCACCTTCGTATGTACCACTAACTTTTTCTATCGTCACGAAGAGCTTTTGGCTTTCCTTGACCCTTCGTTTGAGACCCTGTTTTCTCGTTGCGCAGGGAAACACTCAGCCATCATCCACACTCTCACGTTGTAGACCCATGTATGACATCTTCTCAGTCCTGTTTGGTGTGTGCTGCTTCATAGAGCCCAACAGAGGAGACTGGGTTTGACTTGTCCTCCTCCTTTGGGGTGAGAAGCAGACACCAATATGGACACCAGGAATCTGTCATTGTCCTGTCCCTTGGACCTTTCTCATTGTGGTGTATATTAGCATTAGGTAATATAGACCTCAATGCACTTTGCTTTGACTTGAATCAGCTCCTTCCAGTGTACCTGTATAGGTAATACCCAGAACTAGCCACTGGAGGGCGCCAATGTCTTAAATGTGAAACACTTCAATTTGTGGATATTTGCACAggtactttatttattttttagaataatatcattaaaaaaacaggatttataTCAGTCAGTTGGTggctgtatataaaatatatgaatatagtATATATCTTAGAGCTCAAGGTTTATTTATAGCTAGAGCAAGGGAAGTAATTCTAGTTTAAAGCAGTTTCTGTCAGTGACAATGGGGAACAAAACCAACCTGCAATCCTGCATGACTTCAGAGTTTGGGttttaggggaaaaaatgaaatatgatgcaCACCTAGGACTGGAAGCTTTGTGAATAGCAGACACGGTCAGTTTTTAGACATGAATTGATACAGACAAATGGTGCTAGATGTGGCGCCAGGTTCTTCCCcctttcacaaaaacaaacaggaaggcTTGGTGAAATACAGTGACTTCACTCCACCTTGTTTGCCAGAAGATAGGTTCAGTACATTCAGGGCAGCTTCTGGGTTCTTCAAAGTATTTAGATATGCCATGAAATGTATCACAAACGTACAGTATGTAAGAAAAATGGTCAGTTTTAGATCAGAACTTACATTGGGAGTAAATTGTGCAGTTTATTAACTGCATTGCCATTTAAACTTAAATTGACACAAGATCCTTAGAGGTCCCTGACATGTTGAAAGCCCTGGGTTGCATTCAAGCCATAGAAACGTTACTGTCACTGTCTCCTGATCGCAAATATGAAATCAGGTTGTTTGCAGAGCATTTCAGTGGAAATAATTGAAGTGAAATGGGCTAAAAAGCAAATAACTTCGTGTAAAACAACTCACTCTTAGTATAAGATGGATGAACTTTGCTTTTAGGTGGAATCTACTGTGAAAAATTCTTGAAAAGAGTTTTGTTGACCTGAGTGTTGAGTAAATGCTTGTTATACCTGCTCAGAGACAATGTGTCGCTGGTGTGGTTTAGATGGTGGATGGTACAGTATTACAATTCCAGGGGCTCAGTATTTAACATGCACTGTCGTTTCAAAGTGGACTTTGGAAACAGTTGATGTTTTATGCAAAAGCAACTTAATGAGACTGAAGAACATACACAGTTTGACCTGTATGAGTAATTTTACACTACTCTACTGTTTAATTCCTCCCCtcagaaacaaactgtaaactgaGCTTGAGTGGTTGTGGTATATAAGGAGAACATGGAGCTGAAGATTAATAAAATTCACTGATGTTGGCATTTTTTCCTTCACTTTGGTGTCTTGTTTTCATAGTTATGGTACACAAGGTATCTAAATTTGAATATTTCGAaataacttttgatcatatGACAAGCTAGTATTAATATGTGAAGATATACTCATAAGTTCTGAAACTAATTGTACATTTGTAATGTATCCCATGCTGCAGCACAAAAGACCAAAATGATTCATGTTCTTGTTTCATGGGCCACTTTTTTATTGAGCAGTATGAACAACTtcaataatcattactttttaTAACAAAAAGTAGGTGATGCCACTTTTGCTAGGCAAGCCCAGCTCAGTGCAGGCTGATCCCAGGATGTTACCAACCAACACGggagaacatgaaaaaaaaggacagagggaaaaaaagctggaaggaagaaaaagaggtgAGCAGAGTCAAGAGTCTCTAGGTGAGCAGCTGTTTACTCTGCATGCCCGTCAGCTGGCTCGATTGCACATGAATGGTCTTGAGAAAAAGGTAAGATTGTCCCTTTTTACTTCTGGGCGGGGATCATGCTGTCGATGGCCTCTCCCTTCTCCAGCTTCTTCTCCATCTCCACCATGAGCTTGACACCATCAACCACCAGCTGGACCTGGTACACCTCAGAGGAGCCCAAACGGTCAGCGTTGGAGATGTCAAACACACCACCGACGGAGGCAGTGTCCACACCACCtttaaagaggaggaagaacaaGGGATCAGGTACAGATAACACTTCACAATGCAGAATGCTGTGAGTCTGCTGAATCTGACCGGCAGGAGTACAATCTAAAGGGTGTATATGTGCATACCTGTGCCACGCTTCTGCAGACGCAGCCTGGTGAGGATCTCCTCGAACTTGGGGTGTGTGCTCAGCTTGGGCAGCTTGACGTGGACGCCACCACGCAGGCCGGTACCCAGGTTGGAGGGGCAGGTCAGGACGTAGCCGAGATGCTCGTTCCACATGAATCCGTGGTTGTGCTTCTTGAAGATAGCCTCAATCTGGTGGGTAAAGAAGGAGGAGAGTCAGAGAAAACATCCACACTGTTTTCACTGAGCTCAGTCAGGGCTTGTTTTGACCAGCTATCATTGTGTACCTTCTGCAGGCCGACGCAGAAACGCCTGAAGACCTCCCTCATGTTGCCACCCTTCTGCATTGAGATGACACGCAGGTGATCCTCCTCGTTCACCCAGACCAAGAAGGTCTTGTTGTCGTTGTGCCTGGTAAGAGATAAATGCAGAGGATAAAACAGAGGCTTAGTGAGAAAATGGTGAGGTGTTTTCACAGCTGGCTTCTGCTGACAGTGATAGGTCATACTCACCAGATGCCTCTGGCGTCGGGCCAGTCACGGGCCATACCGGCGCAGGTCAGCAGGGGGGAGACGGGCTtgtcaaacaggaagtgatcaGCGATCAGCTGCTCCTGCTCAGCATCAGTCATGGACTTCAGGGGGTAGTACTTTCCCTTGAACTCGCCATCCAGGCTGGTCAGAGCTGGAGAAATGCATGTACAGTTAGGAGATTGCATGTTCTTTCACAAAAGTAGATATCAGCTTTCCTTGTTGGGCATCAAAGTATATTTTACCTCTAATCCGTCAATGACACTTTCTAATCACTTACACTTTCTTACTAATGCTTGTGAGCGGCCTATTGTTTAGGCCCAGGCTCACTGCCCCACTGTCTTGCATACTGATTTACTCAAACTATTGATATCTTACCCTCAACGGACAGCTTCTCAATAAGTCTGCGCTCGCCACGGCTGTTGTGGGGGGGCAGGGTGAATCCCTTGATGCTGCGGCCAGTACGGACACGGCTGGACAGAACATAGTTGGGGTCCAGGTCGTCACCACCCTAATAACAAAGACATAACAAGAGATCACAAACATAGCATCATCATCTGATTATTTAGTTTTCTCTAGTTGAAGGTGTGCAGGTGTATTTGGTTAAACATCTGCAAGTCTATGTAAGTCTTTAAAGTCAAAGGCACATGATCGACTTGTTAATTTCAGAGTTTTCTAAGTAGGTTAGGGTCTTTGCTTCAATGGGGTTACTGCACCTTCAGGTTCTCGAAGTTCAGGTCGGTCTTGTGCTTGTCAGTGGGCTTGTATCCACCATGACGGTCTGAGATGACGGGGTCCAGCAGATCCTTGAAGACCTCATAGGACTCCTCATCACCAGCGACACAGCCAACAGTCATGATGAAGGGGTGACCTGAAGATTAAAGGAGATTAGAAGAGTGTAAGTTAGAAGACAGGAGGGATGATAGCTTCTGTCCGGAGTGAGGCAAGCTTATAATGCATATTTAATTTGGTGATTATATGATTGATGGAAAGGAAGTTTTGTCTAAATTGTGTCTTACCGGGGTTGTCAACACCAGTCTGGATGACATCATCCAGGGTGTAGCCACTGGGTGTCTGCTTGTCCCTCAACTTGCCATAGATCTCCTTGGTCAGGACCTTGGCCATATGGTTGTTGTGCTTGGACAGGTCGGGGAACTCCTCCTCAACTTTGTAGTTGAGTTTGAAGTTGTTGTGGGTGTTTCCGAAAGGCATGATTGCTTTTCTAACACTGCAAAGAGAAGTAAACACATGATGAGAAACTTCAACGGAGGCTCAAAATGATCTAAAAACATGGTGATCTGAAGATCCAGGAAAAATGCTCGGCATTCAGAGATATGGGATATTCTGCAAGACAGCTGCAGAGAGTTTAAGTGTTGGCAGAGGAATTCTGGTGACAAGTGTCACTCAGTTTCCAACGGATCAAATGTCCAGTTGAAATagaagagggggaggagtgAGTGTTGGATGGGTATTTTTAGCATCAGTAGATCTGCCTGTATACCCtttctttaaaatgttcttaGCATATACGAGTAGCATTGAGATTTTATGTTGACACAATCACAGCTGCAGCTCCCCATCTTGCATGttaacacataaatacacatgaaCAAGTCTTTGCTAATCATGTTATACATACATATTCCCTCTGAAAATACTCAGCGCCTTCTTTGTATCACACTTGTATCATGGCTCACCACACAGGATCAAACACTTAGTACATCACTTTAAGTTGTCACTATGCTGAACTCCTGAGAAGATGCAGCCACGCCTCCCTCCAGTCCATTCCACCACAGTCCAAAAAGATCCATTTACTCCAAATTATCTATAAACATATTCATGTTGcctttttgtaatttgtttccTATTGCTTTGATCGTCTGATCACACGCATAATAGAAAACTGATGCGTGCAATGACGCACTTACTACGTCACATGAAATGTGATCTGTAGTGACTGCAGTTTAACATTTTGCCAGTGGCCATACTTGTTTATGAAATTAACATCTTTGATGTTGTAATCACATTGCAAAGAACAACTGTCTTTTTAACTTAAAGCTAAAAAAGCCATGTTAAAAGTGTAACTCTTAAACAGATAAAATCAATTACAGGACCTTCAGGCAGTCTCTCTTACATGGCTCAAACCGTGAAGCACCTGTTCACATAAATCAGCGTCCAAATGGGAGAACCAAACAAGTTAACAATGCCACAGCAGTGCAGCTACTGCTGTGCATAAACATCACGCTCatgcatatttttcatttaactgaGAATAATCTGACAAAATGCAATGACCTCTGATACCCAGtaagtctctttttttcctgaaaGGCATCATATGGATTCAAACATCCCAGCAACTGTTGTGCATTTATCCTTTGATTTCATAATGGATATTGACTCCAAAATTCTTCCTCCAGAAGATAAAAAGCAGGCAATATAATTATTTTGCCATTTGCCATTTTCTCTGAATCCACGCGTCTCCAATTAtctgctcctcctcctttaAACTCTGCAATCCTAATAATCTGTGTGATATTTCTTTACCTGCACACCAGACAAGTACAGAGATAACAGTCCTTGGGATCAGATCTGTTCACCACAGCCGAAATAGGGGTCACCCAAGTCTGGAGGTCTTTGCTCCCTGCTTATATACTGTGCAGACACTCAGCCATTGGCTTGGCCATTTTAGTGCCTGCTGCGCCCTAATTGGCCAGAGCCTATGTACTGATACTCTGAACGGTTTTTGAAAGGGAGGCATTTACATCTCAGTCATCCAAGTCGCTGCAGCTGTACCCTCAGCCCCCCTCACACACGCCCCTCACCATCCCTTACCCACACTTGGCCCATACATAGCACCAGTGGATGGTGGGAGTATCTtagaggggagggggtggggcATCACAAGGGTTGAGGTGTAGTAGTGTTCGGGGGAGTTGAAGCAACTGAAAAAGGCTGAGGCTCGACTTTTGCCAAGCATGCCATGGAGTCAGTGGTCCTTGTGTCAAGCGTGAAGGTTGTAAAGGGTTagtatttttttcagtcatcAAACAGCTGTCATGTATAAATGCTGCccaaagaaacattttatcCACCTGATCAGAGTCTTATCTGACTGCTTTCTGGATAGAGGGAGTACTGAGTGTGCTAATCTCAACTGGTTCACATTTGATGGATACCTCCTTGATGATGAGTAATGGCCCCAAAGCAGTTCTGTTTTGCCCTATGGAAAGCATGGATATTCAACAACAGCAGCTTATCAGGGTAAATTGTCAGTTGCTTTTCAGGAGATCACTCTGATTAATTTTTAGGTTcttataaaactaaaataaaatgggTGCTGTTTGTataatgaatttaaatgtttattttgaaatataatattGGTACtgtaaattagaaaaaaatacagcCTATTTCCAAAACATACATCATTCCCATTTTTAGGTTCCGATAAAAGCAGAATGGAATGAGAAATATAATGTGAGTAATATAACATGTAgaatgtaatatactgtatatatgtaatatatataatatatcttATTCACCACAGCAACTACAAGTACAAGATTTGTTTTGGTGCTTGTGTTGGGGTGGGAGAGAGGCTACTCTGCATTACGTAGGAACGCTGGCACATACTGGCTGCCACTCCTCTTTGCTAAATAGACAACTGACTGTGAACTTCACTGCTTGGGTGATTAACGTGGCCTTCCTTTATTTAGCTTgagctttttatgtttttccattttctgtctGCTTGTTTTGACCGCTCCCTGAATTGGAAAACACTCTATCGAACTGGTGGACTTTGGATTAACTAAAGTAAAGTAGTGCCTATCTTCTGTACTGGGATTTATGGATTTTTGGATTATTCAACGTAAAGTGCTTCCTACCTTCTCTACTGGGATTTGTAGATTGTTGAATTATTCAACATAAAGTGTTTCCTACATGCTCTACTGGGATCCCTTTCTCCATCCCccatacctcatctcacctttgatgGCCAGGACATCCCCCTTCcctcctcagtcactaatctgggAGTTAGGTTTGACCCTCAACTGACTTTTGTTGACCATATAagacatctatgcaaaacctctttctaccatctcaaaaacatctccGCCCCTCTCCaaccctgtcagatgcagagaaacttgtccatgcctttatctcctcagGACTGCAATGcactcttcacagggatccctggcaggagcatccagaagctccagtacattcagaacagcgctgccaggatcctgatgagactGCAAAAACACGAACATATAACACCaactctgttttcattgcactggcttcctgtctccTTCCGGtttgactacaaagtcctgctactctgcaccatggggcccccagtactaagctcccACCATGGGCGATCAAGCCTTCACCTCTGCTGCACCacgcttgtggaacagccttcctaaccaactgagggcagcacagactctagactcttttttaaaaaaaggcataaaaatcTTTccattcaggaaggctttttcatcttaactcttattactattttatttatgttgtgtgttctatgttattaatactgtagcactttgagttttactatgaatgaaatgtgtggtagaaataaatgttttattatagtattatttattataaataagGGAATAAATACAGCCTATTTCCAAACATGGAACTTCCCCAATTTCCCATTCCTACACCAAAGAGGGGCAACCCTCTCTTATGCCATCAAACAAACACCACAGAGATGATTCCACACCTTTCTGACACAGGCTCATAAATGAGCAAAAGCTTCATAAATATAACATGTTTTGTAGGGCTTTTGCATTGAATTGCATTAGACTGTGCAGATATTGTTACTGTGTTCATCCCCACTGAGTCTTAAAGGAAACTACGTCAAAACAACCATCACTCAGTCTGACTCTAATTGATGTGCTAATTATCGGACATCGAATCTTCGATGAGAATACCGACTGGTGCGTTTAATGTTGAGAGTGAAAAATGATACTATGTCGACATCAGCTTCATTAGCTCCCATCGCTTCTTTGATACTGTATTCTCCCAAATGTCTTGCACCATTTAATCAATTCTAATATTCCGCAGCTGTTTAATTGTTTTGGTACAGTTTTGCctaaaataattgaaaaaatatttcactccGTGCAATGAAGTGTCACCCCACTACCAAAATTCAAAACCCAGATTTGGAACTTATCACTGTCAGGTTTTATGATAATGGGAACACAACGAAAATCTTGGATATGAATGTTTTCTGATCATAATAATGCTTTGTTTACATAAGTAATGTTTGTAAACAGTGCAAGAAAATACATTAACACAtctatgtttgtttgtttgttttttaaaaaaatgcatatttcaaGCATTAAGAATAACTTTCTAATAATAAATCTGAATACAGTATAATAGATTTTTATGGTAAAAAAACCCTACAGATTGGCCCTTTAATAATCTAATCAGAACTGCCTGCTTTCTCTGTCAGAGAAGGTAATGGGGCTGCTCTTTGACTCAGGTTTAATTCACAGTGAGGCCACCTGTGTCAGGACACACACTATTTGTCTTGCACCCAAATTAgagtttaaatgtaattaacaCATTAAAGCAAAATGTATCTACACTGATAGAGAGATAGTTGGGCATGTTTGTACATTACTAGTGCTGCCGTAATGCAAGAAGAAAGCTGTGTTGAGCTGAAATACTAAAGGTTGCTTCAACAATTCAAGTGGGGATCCATAGGAAAGTTACCCCAGGCACCCAAAATGGGGGCATCCCAGCAAGCTGCCCTGTCTGTGGGATGCCCCAACCCACCTCGACTGGCAGCTGACTAACTCACACCTGCTCCCTCCAGTCCCTCATATCATAACCCCCCCTCTGAACAACTAGCACGTATAACACTGCCAGTGTCCAGAGATGTAGGCGAATAGAGTGTCAGCTGGTCACAGTGCCCTTGCGTTGAATTGAAACCCCATCTCTTGTtacacagctgtctgctgcCTGTCCTCCCTCAAGTAGGAGGCTACCAAATTAGTCTctgtgcatgtttctgctatCACTTTGTGCAccactctttctcttttcctcatGCAGCATACAACACTTGTTTTGTCTTAATGCGTATATTGCTAAAGCATATTGTAGATGTCTGGTGTTTGCATGGTAAGAGACtcaaaacattttagttttctGGTATATATTGTGCATAAGTAAGACTAACAGTAGGTTTGGCTAACTTTTAATCTTCAGTGAGATTAGCTgaggctgagagagaaagaagtagtatcacctgaaaatgagacACTAGATGCAGCGGCTGGCTGCTGACATTTTACCCATAGCAACTGAATAATACCAGTCTAGAACAGTTATGCAACAGGGCGGTGAAATGATGCATGTGCTTTCTGCTAATGTTGGTCACAGAGTTCCACAAGCTTCACAGGATGCTGAAACTCCCACCAGACCACAGAAATATTCATCTATTACAGCTTGGACATGTGTCAGCTGAGGGCAGCTTTCTAATATTCTTATGAGAAAACTGAAGGTGCGAGAGTTTTAAGATAGCTTTGGGCGATCAGATGTTTGGGGATAGTGGAGTGATGTGATTACAGTGTGCACAGTGTCATTACATAGATGGTATTTTTCTAAAACCTTAGAGTGTTTAACTTGAGCAATTTCTGTCGTCTTATCCCACAGAATGTGTCAGAGGAAGTGAGCATTAGTTCGTAGCCTTGCAGGACACTTTCTTGAAACATATACAGCTCGACCCCTGGAAAGGAATCCATGGCAACTGCACTGACCCGTGTTAGAATAGCACAGTGTCAAGCTGCAGCTGTGTCCAATGTTACACTCTGAGTATTAGGTGAGAAAAAAGTTATTTTGCATTAGTCATGACTGAAATGGACAATTTCAATATGTGTGCCAAGAGTAGCGATGCGTGTAAGCACTTTCTTTATTATGAAACCATTTCAATGAAACATGATTGCAAAAGTAACATTATATGCCTGGCAACCAAATACATTGACGTAGTAAGCCTCTATAAATAACACCTCTATGGGAGACTATTTTTAAAGCTTCTCTCCCACATAAAATTTAACACCTGTCTGTAGTGAACTACCTGGGAGATGCCGAtcatatacaatacatacaatttaaggaaatacatttgtttttaaaaaagtgtttatgTGCTTGAGTACAAATGAAAGAATACGTTTTAGCTGCTGACTGATGAAACcttaaaaacactgactgacagccCTAAAGAACCACCATTTGGGCTTCAAAGAGAAAGAATTTTGAATGATGATCATGCAAATGGTTAATGGGGGTCTGGATATTATGCAAGCTGAACTTTCTTTTGCAGGCGTGGGGTGGCGTACTTGTCGCAGTACTTGTTGGATTGTTGGTGGTTGGTCTTACTCCATTGAAACTAATGCCACCATGGTCATGTGTACATAGTATGGTAAGGGGGAAGCTATAATTATACCAGGCTTGCTGTTCCATCTGCACCCTGTCAAACAGGAGCTCCCGCCCACCCAGGACCCCAGGATTCAATTTCATCGAGTCAGTCCCCTATCTATCTCTACCTTGTCAGACTTGACCAGACATCTCCTAGCTTTGGCTAAATCCTCATAAAAAGGGGGATCCCATTTACTAGACCTTGACAAAAATACTATCAGCTGCACATGTAACTAATAAGGTCATGTGCAGAGATGTTGTGCTACAAGGTAAGGAGGACAAAGTATGAACTTATTTTTCAGCAACTCAGCCAAAACCAGTACTATTTTTACTcataaaaagctgaaaaaatacattattttctcACAATTTATCATAATGTGTactatgaatatatattttcatgctTTGCATCACACTGAAATCACTAGTAAACTTAATTCTGTGAAGAAAATGGTGGGTAAGGTGAGATCAGAGATCTggtgtttttcctcctcctcgtccagTATTAAAAAGTGAATCAAACAAGTGCTGTTGCTAAGCAAATCAGTATGGCCCTCTCAATAGAATTAACTGGgccaaaacacatgaacacaatgtGCTCCAGTTGAAAACGGTGTATTTAAGCATACCAAATATGTATCAGTGCAACTGAATGAATAAAGGGGCGGCATTCCAGAGGCTGTGAGTACAGTATGTAACCATGGATCATCACACATGTGATGTGACCGCAAATGACATGCTGTACTGTGCAATGTAACGTGTCTGCACCTGGCTCAGTGCCACGATCCCGGCGGAAaaatatgtacatgtatatatatatattgtcacCTTTATGTGTTTGTCCCCAGTTTGAGTTACACAAGGTTGTTTtcacactgatttatttattgtctaATTCAGTGATTCTGCAGTGAACGGATGGTTTGGTTAAAGTGATAATCAGGGTTTCTAAAAGGTGTATTCCCTTAAAGGTGTATtccagcaatttagtattgcactaCCATAAATTTGAGGGACTTGTGAGACAgattacccataatgca includes the following:
- the ckma gene encoding creatine kinase, muscle a translates to MPFGNTHNNFKLNYKVEEEFPDLSKHNNHMAKVLTKEIYGKLRDKQTPSGYTLDDVIQTGVDNPGHPFIMTVGCVAGDEESYEVFKDLLDPVISDRHGGYKPTDKHKTDLNFENLKGGDDLDPNYVLSSRVRTGRSIKGFTLPPHNSRGERRLIEKLSVEALTSLDGEFKGKYYPLKSMTDAEQEQLIADHFLFDKPVSPLLTCAGMARDWPDARGIWHNDNKTFLVWVNEEDHLRVISMQKGGNMREVFRRFCVGLQKIEAIFKKHNHGFMWNEHLGYVLTCPSNLGTGLRGGVHVKLPKLSTHPKFEEILTRLRLQKRGTGGVDTASVGGVFDISNADRLGSSEVYQVQLVVDGVKLMVEMEKKLEKGEAIDSMIPAQK